A window of Pseudomonas monteilii contains these coding sequences:
- a CDS encoding NAD(P)(+) transhydrogenase: protein MQDMLISDGLYNLIIFVLAIYVGYHVVWNVTPALHTPLMAVTNAISAIVIVGAMLAAALTVTPAGKVMGTLAVALAAVNVFGGFLVTRRMLEMFKKKAKTEERKQP, encoded by the coding sequence ATGCAAGACATGCTGATTTCAGACGGGTTGTACAACCTGATCATCTTCGTGCTGGCCATCTACGTGGGCTACCACGTGGTCTGGAACGTCACGCCCGCCCTGCACACACCGTTGATGGCCGTGACCAACGCCATCTCGGCCATCGTGATCGTCGGCGCCATGCTGGCGGCGGCCCTCACGGTGACGCCCGCGGGCAAGGTGATGGGCACGCTGGCCGTGGCCCTGGCCGCGGTCAATGTGTTCGGCGGCTTCCTGGTGACGCGTCGCATGCTGGAGATGTTCAAGAAGAAAGCCAAGACCGAGGAGCGCAAGCAACCATGA